ATGTGGCAGTAATTGTGCGCACAGCCGGATCGGCGGGCAGAAAGACGGTTTGCAATTCCGGTGCCATAGTTCCGTTCATGCCTGCCATCTGCATTTCATAGTCGAGATCAGTACCATCGCGCAGACCACGAACCATCAGCTTGGCGCCATGTTCGCGCGCAGCATCAATCACAAGCGCATCAAACGATATCACAGAAACGCGCTTTGCATCTTTGCCAAGCAAAGCCTCCGCACTGGCATTGATAAGCGCGACGCGGTCTTCAAAGCTGAACAGCGGCTTTTTACCGGGATGCACGCCAATCGCGACAATAACCTTGTCGGCAAGGCGAAGCGCGCCTTTGAGCACATTCATATGGCCTTTTGTGACCGGGTCGAAAGAACCCGCATAAATCGCGATCGTCATTTCTTCCAGCTAGCCTTTTCTCATCAGATTTTCAACAACAACCACAATTGAAAGAAATCAGAAACCAAGAAAACAAATTGAATGAGCAATGAAGCACGATTTCACGACAGATTCACAACCAGTTTACCAGCATAGCCGCAAGTTTGGTGCAACCTTTTTGCTTCTCAAGCGTATCTATAATGAAAGGATACAGCGATGATGATATTTCTTCTGGCAATATCCATGATGGTAGCAATGGCTGCATCGGCGATTATTCTGCTTCTGGAAGAGAATGAAGCAAAGCGTAACCGAGTTCGTCCCGCAGCATTCAGTTTGAGTACGATGCGTAAATTGCGTTCACATTAATTGCTTATTTTAAAGATCGTCAGTTCCCTCCAGTCCTGACATCTCAAAAAGGCCGATGGCTTCCGCCACCGGCCTTTTCATTTGATCAAAAGAGTAACCTGACGACTTTGCGCATCAGGAACTCCTATTACTCTTCACCACCAGCTACAGGCGCTTCACCTTCAGAAGCTAAACCCTCAGCTTCCACAGTGCCATTCTCTTCATCGCTTTCGGTTTCCGAAATGCGCTCGACCGAAACGACCTTTTCGCCGTCAGCCGTATTGAAGATTGTGACACCCTTTGTAGAACGTCCGGCGATGCGAATGCCACCAACCGGAACGCGGATCAACTGACCTTTGTCGGAAACCAACAAAATCTGATCGCTTGCTTCGACTGGGAACAGAGCAACCAGCTTACCAATTTCTTCGGTCTTGGAGGTATCCGTTGCACGAATGCCCTTACCGCCACGACCAGAAACACGGAACTCATAGGACGAAGAGCGCTTGCCGTAGCCATATTCACTAACGGTTAGAACGGTCTGCTCGCGGGCTTTCAGTTCCTGATAGCGTTCATCATTGAGTTCAGCTTCGTTTTCAACGTCTTCGCCAACAACAACAATGTCGTCTGCATCGTCGGCACCCTGCGCGCGACGCTCTGCAATCGAACGCTTGAGATAGGCAGCACGTTCGGGTGCATCCGCATCGACGTGATGCAGAATTGCCATCGAAATAACCTTGTCGCCGTCTGCGAGGTTAATACCGCGCACACCAATCGAGTTACGACCAGCAAAGACACGAACATCAGTGACAGGGAAACGAATGCACTGGCCACCGGCGCAAGTCAGAAGCACGTCGTCGAATTCCGTACAGGTATCGACCGAGAGGATTTCATCGCCCTCGTCTTCGAGCTTCATCGCGATCTTACCGTTACGGTTGACCTGAACGAAGTCCGAAAGCTTGTTACGGCGTACCGTACCGCGCGTGGTCGAGAACATGACGTCGAGGTTTGCCCAGGATTCTTCATCCTCTGGCAGCGGCATGATCGTAGTAATGCGCTCACCCTGCTGCAACGGCAGCATATTGATGAGTGCCTTGCCGCGCGATTGCGGATTACCGACTGGCAGACGCCAGACTTTTTCTTTGTAAACGATGCCGCGCGAAGAGAAGAACAGCACCGGCGTATGCGTATTGGCAACAAACAGACGAGTTACGAAATCCTCGTCCTTTGTAGCCATGCCGGAGCGGCCCTTGCCGCCACGACGCTGCGCACGATAGG
This genomic stretch from Brucella pseudogrignonensis harbors:
- the coaD gene encoding pantetheine-phosphate adenylyltransferase — protein: MTIAIYAGSFDPVTKGHMNVLKGALRLADKVIVAIGVHPGKKPLFSFEDRVALINASAEALLGKDAKRVSVISFDALVIDAAREHGAKLMVRGLRDGTDLDYEMQMAGMNGTMAPELQTVFLPADPAVRTITATLVRQIASMGGDIKPFVPASVASALEAKFKS